The following is a genomic window from Candidatus Paceibacterota bacterium.
GGGATCAAATAACCCGACTGCGCATAATAGCACATTTTTAGCATTATGTCAATAACGTATGTAATCATTCAGCTATAATGTCCTCATAACTATTCAGCTAAATGTCCGCTTGGTATAGAATAAGCCGGTCCGGAGAAAGGGCCAGAAAGGAATGCATATGAACTTTGAACAGCTTAAGAATTTGGAAATGCTCACGCCCTATTATGAGAACGGCCAAGTCGGAATCGATTTTGTCGCAGCTCATCTGAACATAACCGATCGACACGCAAGAAGGATTTTAAAGAATAAGATCTTCGGTCAAACCAAAAGAGAGGCATGGAATAGATACGGGGAAGATATACGGCAATTCATAATAGAACAGAAGAAAGACTATCCTCATCACAATTGCCAATGGATATCCGAGATCGCTTCAGATCGGTTTGCTATCAAGATATCCCAATCCACGGTTTGGAGGATCCTAAGAACAGCAGGAATGTTCAATCTCAGAAATGTTAACCGAACTGCGAGGGAACGGTTTGAAGCTGAAGAATCCGGAGATATCGTACAGATGGACACTACTTGGGGTTATTGGCTGGGAGAGAGGAAACTTTGCTTGATACTTTTATTGGATGATCATTCCAGATACATTCTTGATCATCAATTTACCAGGCATGATTCTGCAGCCAATAATATGGCCTTGATCAGAAGAGTGGTTGAGAGATATGGCTCTTTCAAGCTTCTTTACACTGATAATGCCAGCTTCTTCAAGGTTATCAGACACAACAAAAGCGCATGGCAAATTCATAATCAAAGCGAATATGAAACCGATATTACCAGAGCTTGCAGGGATGTCGGGATTGTCCATGTTACGCATAAACCCTATCAGCCGCAAGGGAAAGGAAAAATAGAAAGATTATTCAGATTCATTCAAGAAAGATTCATTGATGATCTTGATTCCGATGAGCTGCCATTATGGCTTATCAACAAGAAATTCAAGGAATGGGTCGAGTGGTACAATTCCAGACATATCAATCGCACCACGCATCAAACGCCGAAAGAGCGGTTCAGTCCCAAAGGATTCAAACCGCTCTCCAAAGAGAAGAATCTCGACGATATCTTCTGCTTCAAGGATACCAGAAAAGTTGATAAATGCAATCAGTTCAGCTATGCAGGATCGATCTATACGATTCCCAAGGATAAATGCATGGTTGCCTGCTCCGTTGATCTGAACATCAACCCTGATAAGTCGGTCAGGGTTTGGCATAATAGCGATTTTATCTGCGAACTGCCTACGATCTCAAAAGATTAATTAATCATTAACGGCCCTTCCCTTTCGGACATTTTGCTGCATAATTAATCTGGACATTTTGCTGACTTGCAACATAACGTAACCTACAATTGAAAAAAAGAGGATTTCTCCTCTTGTATTTTATCCGGAATGCCTTTCGTATGAAATTGGGACTTTTTCCTTTTTTACATCGAACCTGATGCCTATCAATCTGCCGTCCGTCGGACCGACAATATCGATAACCTCGACATCCTCTTCCTTAAGCTCCGGAAAATCGCTTTTAGCCTCCCTGAACATTTCCATAATTTTGGCCAATGAGCGTCCATATCCGCCTTTATGTATCGTACATTTTTTTGTTTCTTTGTAATATTTCTTTCTGAACATATTAGACCTCCTGCTCGAACCTCATTTCGGCAATGTCCATCTGGTGAAATTGAAATTTTCGTCGATCTCATGTATGATATGTGGCCTTCCCAGACAATCACTTTCCAGCTCGGGTGGCAAGGAACCTTTCTGAAAAGCAATAACATCAGCAGAGACAAATTTATCAGCCTGTGATAAAATATCTCCTTCCAGATCACTCAGCTGAAATAATTCGATTTCTCCCAGGACTTCTTTCAAAGCCTTAATGGCTTCCTCGGTAAGATTTTTCTTCTTAACCCACAATACGCTTTTTTTACTCATTTTCTCAACCTCTCTTTATATTTTCAATAAACTTATATCTCCGAAGAGATCAATTGCCGCATATTCAAAATATGACGGACTTGCCATTATAACAGATAGATATCATAATGTCAATCGCCATGGATAAGAACTTAAACCCCCATGTTGGTTCAGGTCTCTGCACCTGAACCATATATTCTGATCAAGCCTAGAATTGCTTGGTTCAAATTCGGAGATTTGAACCAACGTAGAAGTTCGCAAATTGTTTTTTGTCATTCCGAGCGGAGCCGAGGAATCCCTTTCGGTCTAGCGCTATCTTAAAATAATTGCTATGGCTAGAAAATTAAGATATAAAAAAAGAGGCTTTGCCCCTTGTTATTTATTTCCGTCATCGCTCAAACATTTATCAGCAGCCGCAACTGGCTTTGCCCCATCTCTCCTCGAGCTGGGCCGATTGTGCCAAAAATGCTCCATCCGGTAAAACCACATAATACCCTTCAAGAGCATCATAAGTCTCAAGATCACTCAACCACTTTCGCTTTCCGGCCTTATTTATTATAGCCACATCATCACTGTAATGCAGCGACATTATTTCCCCGGCATCATTTATCAAAGAAACTTCATTCGCGACATTTCCATAATATCTGCCTTCATACTTTATGAGAGTCAGGTTCTTAACCTGTTTCAAGTTCTCTATATTCGATCTCGCTTTTTCCGCATGAGCTCCATCAGGATATGAATTCAGATAGTTTTCCAATGAGCCTATGGTGAAAGAAGTTTTCGCATGGTCCCAGCTCCTTGCTTCAGGAGTTATTGGGACAGTAAGTGCAATTATCACCAGAGCAGCCAAAATGACCGCCAACATAATTTTTGCCATTATTCTACCTCCTGCTTTTATCGATAGGTTACGACAAAACGCGCGAAAGGTCAAGAATGCTATAAAAAAAGAGGCGTTGCCCCTTGTTATTTGATTGCCATGACCAGCCAGTCATAAATTTCGTCATGATCCGGAAAATAGTCGTAGCCATATTTTCTGCAATGTTCCCAGCTATATCGCACTTTCCCGATCGACTTCAGCTTGAATCCGGCCTTCCTCATCATGAACATAATTTCATCTCTATAGAAATACTTCTGAACCAGATTATCCGGCCCATCCCTCATGAATCCGAAAATGCCATCGAATTTCTTCACTTCCTCATATTCCTTTCGGATCTTTTCGACAGCTTCAGCTTCAGACAGTCCCTCGCCTATCAATCTCTCAAATTGCAATCTTGCCAGATAGTTCGAAGTTTCGATCGAAGCCATGACAGCCACAAATTCTCCGCCGTCTTTCAGCGACCGATAGATCTCTTTGATCATCGCGTCCGCTTCCAAAATGGAACCGGGCAGAATTGAATTCGTCGCGACAACCACATCGAATTTGCCATACCATTCATTCAGTTTTCGCATGTCGCCCACGCGATACACGATATTCGTCAAATTCGAATTCCGCTTCTGTGCCTCCTTCAGCATATTTTCCGCATAGTCGATCTTGACCACGACGCTGCATCTTTCCGATAAATATGGAAGGATGTGCCCCGGACCGCATCCCAGATCTGCGACTATGGAATGGGGATCCTTGAGGACCATGTCGAGGCGCGAAAGAATGTGCCTTCTGGCTTTTGTATCGCTGAAAATGCTGAAATTGTTCTTTTCATATTCTTCGGTGTTCTCATTCCTGTTCCAATATTCTCTCTGTTCTGTTAATGTATCGATCAAACTCATTACCTCCTATTTTTGTGATTCATGATCATTCCTGCTTGATTTTAGATTATTCAACCAAGCTTTTAATTCTAGCTTATACGATAGATTTGTCAATTCACGTTAAGCAAATTATATATACACACAAAAAAATCTACTTATCTTTAGAAAAGAGTAGATTTTATTCACAAAGAAAATAAAGAATAAATTATTTTAAGTGATGCATTCGATGTCATGATTGTCAGAAAATTCATCACCGCCGACTTTATCTCGACTCTTTTTTGCAATAAAAAATAGCTTCTTAAGCTCTTCCTTCGCACGTTTTGTGTTTATGCAAGCCCAAAATTCTACTGAGAATAATTTTGCATTATATATCAAATATTTCTTTAAGTATTTTTCATAACCCTCTCCAGAACCGATTATCCTTTTATCCTTCCAACAATTAAATTTAAAATCAGGATCCCAGCATAATTCATAAAACTCGAAATTATTACTGAAATTATCCTTTCCACACAATACAAATGCTGATATTTTAATACTTTCCGTATTTGGCATACATTGTAAATTACTCACGAGCTGGTGGACGACAGTTCCTTCAATAAAAATCTTAAAATTACAACTTATCTGTTCTAAGGTCTTGTCTTTCCAATGACCTGTTTTCTCATATTCACAGCAAAGCATGTCCCATGACTTATTATCAAACTTATTAATCCCATGATTAAATATAACTAATGGAATACTTTTAAATCTATATATTTTATTTAGATTGTCTTCAGTTTTTATCAATACCCCATTTCTCCATGTTTGACTTATTTTGTCGGCACAAATACATATTCCATCTTTACATAATGCAGTCAAAATTAACGTCATTTGAAATAACTTCTGATTAATTTATTAATTTTCTCTTACTCAGCAAGTCTTCTTTTGCCTTTTTCGCAGCGACAGGCGCAACAAAAAGATCACTGACTATTTCGAGAAAGATATTGTAAAGATTGCGAGAATCCTCTGGTGCGAAATCTAATAAGTCGGGATCGACATCAGGATGAGCCCCTTGATTGCCACATTCCTTGATAATGTAACTATTTTCGGAGAAATCATTCGTTAGTGTTATTCCGAGTTTATTCTTAGTACCTATAAGTGACTTAATTTCATTTGCTAAATTAGCAGGTTTTGCACCTAAAATATCCCTAGTTATAATTTGCAATGCTCTTCTAAACATAGCAGCTGAGGCAAGAAAACAATTTGCATCCATGCATCTAATTGCCTCTATATACGCCTTTCTTAATGACACAGGATTTTCTGGCAACTCAGGAATGTCCTGCGTTCCTTCGTTAGGCAAGGAAGTTACCCTGAAAATGTGCCGCACTGAACGTATTTCCTTTTCATCGCCTATAAGTTTTTCCTCATTCATCCTTCTTTCGAAAACAATCCAAATCTTAAAAAGCTTGCAACTTGGACAACGAAAATATATTGAATATGGCGGGATAAAATCACTTGTATAGGTTGATCTATACGGCGTGTGCCTTGCATTGCACATTGCAACTTGGCGCTCAATAATTTGAAAACCGACAGTTTTTTTACATTGGCCGCAAAAACCAGTCAGATGATCATTATCATCAAAGTCATTAGAAACATCGGTGTAATGTTCCAAAATATATTTATCGAGCAATTCATCTGTTAACATAATTTTACATTTAAAAAAAGTAATTGAATATATGCATCTTTAAGAAATAACACGGTCCAATATATCTCCCTTGAGCAATTGTTTACTACGCTTTTGTGTTTATACTTGTAAAATCAATTTTCCCTATAAAACCGTTTGTTAGCTTCCAAGCATGCTGATAATTTTTATTTTCATAAGCGATCCTACCAGCAACTATCGATTGCGAAATTTTCTGTTGCTTGGCGATTGACTCGATAGCCGTTCTAAGGTCAGTATAATTTACTATTAGCTCTTTATAGTCAGGGATTAATTTATCCTGCGCAAAATCATTTGCTTCTTTTTCAATATCGCTCTCATCACCATTATCAAAATTAATGAATATCTCCTTCTTACTATGGTTCTTTAGAATATGTCCCATTTCATGGAAAAGATTAAACCAGAATTTATCTTCTCCTTGTTTCGTAGTTTTCAAAATAATATATGCCTTATCCCTATCTATCCATTCAGTAGCACCTTGAGCATAAGTATTTTTAAAATACGGAGCATAAACAACCACGATTCCAGCCTCCGCTAGAATATTTTTAATTTCTGGAAGATATTC
Proteins encoded in this region:
- a CDS encoding DDE-type integrase/transposase/recombinase, coding for MNFEQLKNLEMLTPYYENGQVGIDFVAAHLNITDRHARRILKNKIFGQTKREAWNRYGEDIRQFIIEQKKDYPHHNCQWISEIASDRFAIKISQSTVWRILRTAGMFNLRNVNRTARERFEAEESGDIVQMDTTWGYWLGERKLCLILLLDDHSRYILDHQFTRHDSAANNMALIRRVVERYGSFKLLYTDNASFFKVIRHNKSAWQIHNQSEYETDITRACRDVGIVHVTHKPYQPQGKGKIERLFRFIQERFIDDLDSDELPLWLINKKFKEWVEWYNSRHINRTTHQTPKERFSPKGFKPLSKEKNLDDIFCFKDTRKVDKCNQFSYAGSIYTIPKDKCMVACSVDLNINPDKSVRVWHNSDFICELPTISKD
- a CDS encoding methyltransferase domain-containing protein — encoded protein: MIDTLTEQREYWNRNENTEEYEKNNFSIFSDTKARRHILSRLDMVLKDPHSIVADLGCGPGHILPYLSERCSVVVKIDYAENMLKEAQKRNSNLTNIVYRVGDMRKLNEWYGKFDVVVATNSILPGSILEADAMIKEIYRSLKDGGEFVAVMASIETSNYLARLQFERLIGEGLSEAEAVEKIRKEYEEVKKFDGIFGFMRDGPDNLVQKYFYRDEIMFMMRKAGFKLKSIGKVRYSWEHCRKYGYDYFPDHDEIYDWLVMAIK
- a CDS encoding DUF4145 domain-containing protein, with product MLTDELLDKYILEHYTDVSNDFDDNDHLTGFCGQCKKTVGFQIIERQVAMCNARHTPYRSTYTSDFIPPYSIYFRCPSCKLFKIWIVFERRMNEEKLIGDEKEIRSVRHIFRVTSLPNEGTQDIPELPENPVSLRKAYIEAIRCMDANCFLASAAMFRRALQIITRDILGAKPANLANEIKSLIGTKNKLGITLTNDFSENSYIIKECGNQGAHPDVDPDLLDFAPEDSRNLYNIFLEIVSDLFVAPVAAKKAKEDLLSKRKLIN